One genomic window of Salmo salar chromosome ssa12, Ssal_v3.1, whole genome shotgun sequence includes the following:
- the LOC106565143 gene encoding proline-rich transmembrane protein 3: MVWLLSLSLVLATLLHCSPGNIIRATSTSPSSSNSDHVPLPAFSNSLSTTSNMGTTAPKFTTTQQSGTDIRLPASGMQVPGNRITSMEDLDGALVGTSYGSDESMDDSGLGDTAIIESQQERPASPLLINSAPGNEEKKAKELEVHSSIPTSLYPPPTPQKQTQDSVSTAGPAGLQTSEDVRSPAKSPLTKLTLRAPSKLSLSPIGDDDSGLNLEPAYSIVEISKQMEPTVNSTSERNISPNPLTHHSSHQSPKDTITEATLEEDEEEEGLGALEENEEEDVVVLKYMFVIDSAVPIRRDTWGKLSQSSTLSSANPKQAPIVTGQFQREKEQTQSLPDIQSTELPAQPSHDVKHIIHQHEENTKGQLWPAPSVLYGVFGPVTHQNLNGGPCVLGLGTCVLPTGTNGTLLLWEDLSRTLAFAWELHVYGSAGLFLLLSCVAVLGMVGRSNILPPLCDVLTLANRLLLLTGALRAVLLLTDPYGTRRILSRPVLTALYNLPLLLLLWAQVALAMILLSPAMQRPRVVGSLAVLHCTLLLAADLLSPTLSHAFPLVLQSLSLCWGLTLCLGILTQSLSHLQPFSKTPVHQWGAPQRIEERARRVTAVCALLGVLCSGLQIYSLLWLYGLLGDWRRFGWGWWLGQFWARVLELFWGFSMLVLGSWVFWTPRRSRARSDNGQGRPERASFWKILRIGPFRNFEKNWAELIPKNWAGQHHSEADSGSIRVYDNPPTTHSLRDTMSPSHHKGGEPTTSSSGDTHLLWQRVGERECILSLIEFDMLPQSPINLSRSIDNALLLGVGSLFTAPPPSTWTHQAGADTDTSLADSEITPPSLTSLTSPTSPTSNVGCRWEVEAGSRPATSDHFRANEQAQPEAEPKSEPQPQLQLDPQPQLQPDPQPQLQPDPQPQLQPDPQPQLQPDPQPQLQPDPQPQLQPDPQPQLQPDPQPQLQPDPQPQLQPDPQPQLQPDPQPQPLEASDNQILQPSPNPEHQENIPDNDIYMSIVPNKLNKPGVPQEDDWSSVGCSDDVTDLLQS, translated from the exons ATGGTGTGGCTCTTATCTCTCTCCTTGGTGCTGGCCACACTGCTTCACTGTTCACCTGGAAACATTATCAGGGCCACCTCCACCTCACCGTCATCCAGCAACTCTGACCATGTCCCACTCCCTGCATTCTCTAACTCCCTCAGCACCACCTCCAACATGGGTACAACAGCCCCGAAGTTTACCACAACACAACAGTCAGGGACAGACATCCGTCTGCCCGCCAGCGGTATGCAGGTGCCAGGCAACAGGATTACCAGTATGGAGGACTTAGATGGGGCATTGGTTGGCACATCATATGGCAGTGATGAGTCTATGGATGATAGTGGACTTGGGGACACAGCTATAATAGAAAGTCAACAAGAGAGACCTGCCAGCCCACTTCTTATCAATTCTGCGCCTGGAAATGAGGAGAAGAAAGCGAAGGAACTTGAAGTGCATTCCTCCATCCCTacttctctctacccccctcccacGCCCCAAAAACAGACCCAAGACAGCGTCAGCACAGCAGGCCCAGCTGGCTTACAAACGTCAGAGGATGTGCGTTCACCGGCCAAGAGCCCACTGACCAAGCTTACACTTAGAGCTCCGTCTAAATTATCTTTGTCACCCATAGGGGACGATGACAGTGGACTCAATCTGGAACCTGCGTATTCTATTGTAGAGATCTCAAAACAAATGGAGCCAACTGTCAACTCGACATCAGAAAGAAACATTTCTCCAAACCCATTAACTCATCACAGCTCCCACCAATCCCCTAAAGACACAATTACAGAGGCCACTCTCGAAGAAGACGAAGAAGAAGAAGGGCTTGGAGCACTGGAGGAGAATGAGGAAGAAGATGTGGTTGTGTTAAAATACATGTTTGTGATTGACTCAGCGGTTCCCATACGCAGAGACACTTGGGGAAAACTGTCCCAGTCCTCCACCCTGTCATCAGCCAATCCCAAACAAGCACCCATTGTGACAGGGCAGTTTCAAAGAG AAAAGGAACAAACTCAATCCCTTCCCGACATACAATCGACTGAGTTGCCGGCACAACCATCACATGACGTGAAACACATAATCCATCAACATGAAGAAAACA CTAAGGGTCAACTCTGGCCTGCGCCCTCTGTCCTCTACGGTGTGTTTGGTCCCGTAACACATCAGAACCTGAATGGAGGCCCCTGTGTGCTGGGTCTTGGCACCTGTGTGCTCCCTACTGGCACCAACGGCACCCTCCTTCTTTGGGAGGACCTGAGCCGCACGCTGGCCTTCGCCTGGGAGCTCCACGTCTATGGCTCTGCTGGACTCTTCCTGCTTCTGTCCTGTGTGGCTGTGTTGGGAATGGTTGGGCGGTCTAATATTCTCCCCCCCCTCTGTGATGTCCTAACCCTGGCCAATAGGCTGTTGCTGCTGACCGGGGCTCTGCGtgctgtcctcctcctcactgacCCGTACGGCACACGCCGGATCCTGTCTCGGCCGGTCCTCACTGCCCTCTATAATctgcctctgctgctgctgctgtgggcACAGGTTGCCCTGGCGATGATTCTGCTGTCCCCAGCAATGCAGCGCCCTCGTGTGGTGGGAAGTCTGGCAGTCTTACACTGTACCCTGCTGCTGGCAGCCGACCTGCTCTCCCCAACCCTGTCCCATGCCTTTCCACTGGTTCTacagagcctctctctctgctggggcCTGACTCTCTGCCTGGGCATTCTCACTCAGTCACTCTCCCACCTGCAGCCCTTCTCCAAGACCCCTGTACACCAGTGGGGGGCCCCTCAGAGGATTGAGGAGCGGGCAAGACGCGTGACGGCAGTGTGTGCCCTCCTGGGTGTGCTGTGCTCCGGCCTGCAGATCTACAGCCTGCTCTGGCTCTATGGGCTGCTGGGGGACTGGAGGCGCTTTGGCTGGGGCTGGTGGCTGGGGCAGTTCTGGGCACGGGTGCTGGAGCTGTTCTGGGGCTTCTCTATGCTGGTGCTGGGCTCCTGGGTGTTCTGGACCCCTCGGAGGAGCCGTGCCAGGAGCGACAATGGCCAAGGGAGGCCAGAGAGAGCATCGTTTTGGAAAATCCTGCGGATAGGGCCTTTCAGGAATTTTGAGAAAAACTGGGCAGAGCTCATACCGAAAAACTGGGCGGGGCAGCATCACTCGGAAGCAGACAGTGGCTCCATACGTGTCTATGAcaatccccccaccacacacagctTGAGGGACACCATGTCACCATCTCATCACAAGGGTGGAGAACCCACTACCAGCAGCAGCGGTGATACCCACCTACTGTGGCAGCGGGTGGGTGAGCGCGAGTGCATCCTCTCCCTCATAGAGTTTGACATGCTCCCCCAGTCGCCGATCAACCTCAGCCGCAGCATCGACAACGCGCTCCTGCTAGGGGTAGGCAGCCTATTCACAGCCCCACCTCCTTCCACCTGGACCCACCAAGCTGGTGCTGACACTGACACCTCACTGGCGGACAGTGAGATCACGccaccctctctcacctctctcacctctcccacctctcccaccTCTAATGTTGGCTGTAGGTGGGAGGTGGAGGCTGGCTCCAGGCCTGCAACTTCTGATCATTTCAGAGCCAACGAGCAGGCACAGCCTGAGGCAGAGCCAAAATCGGAGCCACAGCCGCAGCTACAGCTGGACCCACAGCCGCAGCTACAGCCGGACCCACAGCCACAGCTACAGCCGGACCCACAGCCACAGCTACAGCCGGACCCACAGCCGCAGCTACAGCCGGACCCACAGCCGCAGCTACAGCCGGACCCTCAGCCGCAGCTACAGCCGGACCCACAGCCACAGCTACAGCCGGACCCCCAGCCACAGCTACAGCCGGACCCCCAGCCACAGCTACAGCCGGACCCCCAGCCACAGCTACAGCCGGACCCCCAGCCACAGCCACTGGAGGCTTCTGATAACCAGATCCTTCAGCCATCTCCAAACCCTGAGCACCAGGAGAACATTCCAGACAATGATATATACATGTCTATTGTTCCAAACAAGTTGAATAAGCCCGGGGTCCCTCAGGAGGATGACTGGTCCAGTGTGGGCTGCAGTGATGATGTTACAGATCTGTTACAGAGCTGA